The following proteins come from a genomic window of Miscanthus floridulus cultivar M001 chromosome 2, ASM1932011v1, whole genome shotgun sequence:
- the LOC136533607 gene encoding scarecrow-like protein 9: protein MGLDNTYGELSGMFCGGLSYDGHADHSSASDYFRFTDPLPAVVPQMAAEACSNPSSTVSRTNTETDNPEDWEFISDESLNYISRMLMEEDIDEKVSMYQAESAALRAAAKPFYDILGHKFPPSPDHQPISWSMDSPSESSSSICTQSVASTVTSSSIGGTVDSNWRYGVGRSEQLEAYRGLCGQSSQPLVGTSTDASNAVDVLEDPLITNGQIPEYLFESLPTWDFRRGIEEAQKFLPDSNTQVIDLEAGGVARPQEARKDVSLNAKKADVLKAKKNRQSEDLDLMEGRNFKQSAFCSDEPDWIEMFDDLLRQTEKKATDLRELMRNEASKNSQVTQTKGPSGPRPRGRKPSKKDVVDLRTILIHCAQAVAADDRRTANELLKQIRHHSKPNGDGSQRLAHCFADGLEARLAGTGSQLYRMLIAKRTTASDMLKAYHLYLAACPFKRLSHFLSNQTILSMIKNASKVHIIDFGIYFGFQWPCLIRRLSKREGGPPVLRITGIDVPQPGFRPSERIEETGRRLAEYAAKFKVPFEYQGIASKWETIRVEDLKVGKDEVVIVNCLYRFRNLIDETVAVDSPRNRVLNTIRQVNPAIFIHGIVNGSYSVPFFITRFREALFHFSALFDMLETTVPRDDPQRALIEREMFGREALNVIACEGSDRVERPETYKQWQVRNLRAGFVQSPLNQEIVMKAKDKVKDIYHKDFVIDEDSGWLLQGWKGRIIYAISTWKPKKN from the coding sequence ATGGGTCTGGATAATACGTATGGGGAGCTATCTGGCATGTTCTGTGGAGGCCTGTCTTATGACGGCCACGCAGACCACAGCAGCGCAAGTGATTATTTCAGGTTCACCGATCCACTTCCTGCAGTTGTGCCCCAGATGGCAGCAGAAGCCTGTTCAAATCCTTCCTCCACTGTGTCAAGGACCAACACTGAAACTGACAACCCGGAGGATTGGGAATTCATCTCAGATGAGTCCCTCAACTATATTAGCCGGATGCTCATGGAGGAGGATATCGATGAGAAAGTCAGCATGTACCAGGCGGAGTCGGCGGCACTGCGTGCTGCTGCAAAGCCGTTCTATGACATTCTTGGGCACAAGTTTCCACCGTCTCCTGATCACCAGCCGATCTCTTGGTCCATGGACAGCCCCAGTGAGAGTAGCAGTAGCATTTGTACACAATCTGTGGCAAGTACTGTCACTAGCAGCAGCATTGGTGGCACAGTGGATAGCAACTGGCGCTACGGCGTTGGACGCAGTGAGCAGTTGGAAGCTTATCGAGGCTTGTGTGGTCAGTCTTCTCAGCCGCTTGTTGGTACATCAACTGATGCTTCCAATGCAGTGGATGTGCTAGAAGACCCTTTGATCACGAATGGCCAGATCCCTGAGTATTTGTTTGAGAGCCTTCCAACTTGGGATTTCAGGAGAGGCATTGAGGAAGCCCAGAAGTTTCTTCCTGATAGCAATACACAAGTGATTGATTTAGAAGCTGGTGGTGTCGCAAGACCTCAAGAAGCAAGGAAAGATGTTTCTTTGAATGCCAAAAAGGCAGATGTATTGAAGGCCAAGAAAAACAGACAGAGTGAAGACCTTGACCTGATGGAAGGCCGGAACTTTAAACAGTCTGCATTTTGTTCCGATGAACCTGATTGGATTGAGATGTTTGATGATCTGCTTCGGCAAACTGAGAAGAAGGCTACAGATCTGCGAGAGCTGATGCGCAATGAAGCTTCCAAAAATTCTCAGGTCACTCAGACGAAAGGACCAAGTGGGCCACGGCCACGGGGAAGGAAACCATCAAAGAAGGATGTGGTGGACCTTAGGACCATCCTCATCCACTGTGCACAGGCTGTGGCAGCAGATGACCGCAGAACTGCTAATGAATTGTTAAAGCAAATAAGGCACCATTCCAAGCCAAACGGCGATGGATCCCAGAGGTTAGCACATTGTTTTGCAGATGGTCTTGAGGCTCGTTTGGCAGGCACTGGGAGTCAGCTTTACCGTATGCTTATAGCAAAACGTACAACTGCCTCAGACATGCTTAAAGCCTACCACCTCTACCTTGCAGCATGCCCATTCAAGAGGCTTTCACATTTTCTTTCCAATCAAACAATCTTGAGTATGATTAAAAATGCATCAAAGGTGCATATCATTGACTTCGGCATTTATTTCGGCTTCCAATGGCCATGCTTGATCAGGCGTCTCTCCAAGAGGGAAGGCGGTCCACCTGTTCTGCGCATCACTGGAATTGATGTACCTCAGCCAGGTTTCCGCCCTTCCGAGAGAATTGAAGAGACTGGACGAAGGCTTGCAGAATATGCTGCGAAGTTCAAGGTGCCTTTTGAGTATCAGGGAATAGCATCAAAGTGGGAAACCATCCGAGTTGAGGATCTCAAAGTTGGCAAGGACGAAGTTGTGATTGTTAATTGCCTATACAGATTCAGAAACCTGATTGATGAAACAGTTGCTGTAGACAGTCCTAGGAATAGAGTGCTCAACACAATAAGGCAAGTAAACCCAGCGATTTTCATCCATGGAATTGTGAATGGGTCATACAGTGTTCCCTTCTTCATCACACGTTTCCGTGAGGCACTGTTCCATTTCTCTGCattgtttgacatgctagagaCAACTGTCCCACGGGATGATCCCCAGCGTGCACTCATAGAGAGGGAAATGTTTGGCCGAGAGGCACTCAATGTTATTGCATGTGAGGGCTCAGACAGAGTTGAGAGACCCGAGACATACAAACAGTGGCAGGTGAGGAACCTCAGGGCTGGATTTGTTCAGTCTCCGTTAAACCAAGAAATTGTGATGAAAGCCAAGGACAAAGTAAAAGACATTTATCACAAGGACTTCGTCATAGATGAAGACAGTGGGTGGCTCCTGCAAGGCTGGAAAGGAAGGATAATCTATGCGATATCTACATGGAAGCCTAAGAAGAACTAG
- the LOC136533601 gene encoding oxysterol-binding protein-related protein 3C-like, giving the protein MGSKDQGGGAASSGSGFFSSFAAGMRSWGTAVHKSVNGLLGYEGLEVINPDGGTDDAEEEALKGRWKQEDRDSYWKMMHKYIGSDVTSLVTLPVIIFEPMTMLQKMAELMEYCELLDKADECEDPYMRMVYASTWAVSVYFAYQRTWKPFNPILGETYEMVNHQGISFLAEQVSHHPPMGVAHCENEHFTYDITSKLKTKFLGNSVEIYPVGRTRVTLKKSGVVLDLVPPLTKVNNLIFGRTWVDSPGEMVMTNLTTGDKVVLYFQPCGWFGAGRYEVDGYVYSAAEEPKIMITGKWNKSLSCQPCDQEGDPLPGTELKEIWRVAPTPQGDKYQYTHFAHKINSFDTAPKKLLASDSRLRPDRYALEKGDMSKSGAEKSRLEEQQRAEKRTRGAKGEQFTPRWFNMTDVVAPTPWGDLEIYEYNGKYTDHRAAIDSSNVTDETDVTSIEYNPWQYGSSSSQ; this is encoded by the exons ATGGGATCCAAGGACCAGGGCGGAGGGGCCGCCTCCTCGGGCAGCGGCTTCTTCTCGTCGTTCGCCGCCGGCATGCGCAGCTGGGGCACCGCCGTCCACAAATCCGTCAACGG GCTGCTTGGTTATGAAGGCCTTGAAGTTATTAACCCCGATGGAGGCACAGATGATGCCGAAGAAGAAGCTTTGAAGGGACGATGGAAGCAGGAG GATCGTGATAGCTATTGGAAGATGATGCACAAGTACATAGGATCAGATGTTACATCACTTGTGACACTTCCAGTCATAATTTTTGAGCCAATGACAATGCTTCAGAAAATGGCCGAG TTGATGGAATACTGTGAATTGTTAGACAAAGCAGATGAATGTGAGGATCCATACATGCGTATGGTTTATGCTT ctaCATGGGCTGTTTCGGTGTACTTTGCATATCAACGCACATGGAAGCCTTTTAATCCTATCCTTGGAGAGACTTACGAGATGGTTAACCACCAAGGCATTTCATTTCTTGCTGAGCAG GTAAGCCATCATCCCCCAATGGGTGTTGCTCACTGCGAGAATGAACATTTTACTTATGATATCACGTCTAAGTTGAAGACCAAGTTCTTGGGAAATTCAGTGGAAATTTACCCAGTTGGAAG GACTAGAGTGACACTTAAAAAATCTGGTGTCGTGTTGGATTTGGTGCCACCGCTAACAAAGGTTAACAACCTGATATTTGGACGCACTTGGGTTGATTCTCCTGGAGAGATGGTCATGACAAACCTGACAACTGGAGACAAAGTTGTGCTATATTTCCAGCCATGCGGCTGGTTTGG GGCTGGCCGTTACGAGGTGGATGGGTACGTGTACAGTGCAGCAGAAGAACCCAAAATAATGATTACAGGGAAATGGAATAAGTCTCTGAGTTGCCAACCATGTGACCAAGAAGGCGATCCTCTTCCAGGCACGGAGCTGAAGGAG ATCTGGAGAGTTGCTCCTACCCCACAGGGCGACAAGTATCAGTACACACACTTTGCACACAAAATAAACAGCTTCGACACGGCACCTAAGAAGCTGTTGGCATCTGATTCGCGGTTGAGGCCTGATAGATATGCCCTCGAGAAGGGTGACATGTCTAAGTCTGGCGCAGAGAAGAGCAG GCTTGAGGAACAACAGAGAGCTGAGAAAAGAACTCGAGGGGCCAAGGGCGAGCAATTTACTCCAAGATGGTTCAACATGACAGATGTGGTTGCTCCTACACCGTGGGGTGACCTGGAAATTTATGAATACAACGGCAAATACACAGACCACCGGGCTGCCATAGACAGCTCCAATGTCACCGACGAGACAGATGTCACTTCAATCGAGTACAACCCATGGCAATATGGTAGCTCATCTTCTCAATGA